CCTGCCGGGCGTCGACGATCCGTTCCGGTTCGGCTCCCTCGGGCAACGGGGTCAGCGTGGGCGGCACTTCGAGCCGGGGATCGATGAACCCGTCGGCGTGGTAGGCGCTGTGGGCGTAGTGGCCGAGCATGCGGTGGACGGCGGCGGCGCGCTCGGCGGGGGACTCCTCTTCGCCGGCCAGTTCGGCGGCGTAGGCGCGCAGCAGGTCGTGCAGCGTGTAGCGGCCGGGGGCGTGCTCGGCGATCAGGTGCGCGTGGGCGAGCTCGGTCAGGAGCGCCCGCGTGCGGCCGGTGGGCAGGCCGGCCGTACTCGCCGCCGCGCGGGTGCCGACGTCCGGGCCGGGGTGCAGGCCGAAGAGCCGGAACAGGCGGGCCGCCGCGGGGTCCAGCCGCAGGTACGACCAGGAGAACACCGCCCGCGGGTCGGTCGCTTCGTCGGCGGCGGCGAATTCGTCCAGGCCACGTGCGTCCCGCAGCTGCCCGGCCAGCGCGGCCAGGCCGAACCCGGGGTGGATCGCCGCGCGGGCCGCCACCACGGCCAGCGCCAGCGGGAGGTGGGCGCACAGGCCGATGATCTCGTCGGCCGCGGCGGGTTCGGCCGCCATCCGGTCCGCGCCGATCCGGCGGCGGAGCATCGCACGGGCCTCCGCGGTGTCGAGGAGGTCGACGGGGATGGGCTGCGCCCCGTCCGTGACCAGGCCGGTGAGCTGGTCACGGCTGGTCACGAGCACCACGCTGCCCGGCGCCCCGGGCAGCAGCGGACGCACCTGCCCGGCGTCGCGGGCGTTGTCCAGCACGACCAGGACGCGCCGGTTCGCCAGCAGGGTCCGGTACAAGCCGACCTGCGCTTCCAAGGCGCGAGGGATCCGGTCGCCCGGTACTTCGAGGGCTTCGAGGAACCCGCGGACCGCCTCGGCCGGGGGCACCGGCGAACCGGTCGGATCGAAGCCGCGCAGGTTCACGTACAGCTGGCCACCGGGGAACTCGACGGCGACCGAGTGTGCCCAGTGGACGGCGAGCGCGGTCTTGCCGACTCCGGCGGTGCCCGACAGGACGACGATCCGCGCGGCGGGCGACGGCTCGCCCCTGACCTCGTCGAGGCGGCGCAACGCACTCTCGCGACCCGCGAAACCGGGGGTGTCGGGCGGCAGCTGGGCCGGGGCGGCGGCCGGTGCGGCGCTGGGCGCGGACGGCAGCTCGCCCCGCAGGAGCGCGGCGTGCAGCGTGCGCAGTTCGGGACCCGGATCGGTGCCGAGCGCGTCGGCCAGCCGCCGCCGGACCGCGGCGTAGCGGTCGACGGCCTCCGCGTCGCGCCCGGCGGCGTGCAGCGCGCGCATGAGCAGCGCTTCGAGCGGTTCCGCGAGCGGGTACTCCGCGGCCAGCTCGGGCATCGCGGCGATGACCGCGCCGGGCCGGCCGAGCCGCAGCTCCAGCTCGCCCCAGCGGACGGCCGCGTCGAGCCGGCGCCGGTGCCAGGTCGTGCGGACCCGGTCGGCCCAGTCGCCGTGGATGCCGGCCAGCGGGGCACCTCGCCAGGCGAGCAGGGCCTCGGCCAGCGCCGCGGCCCGGTCGGCGTCGGCGGCCCGGATATCGTTCCCGGCTTCGACCAATTGTGCGAACCGGTGCAGATCGACCGCGGCGGGGTCGATTTCCAGCACGTAACCCGCGCTTTTTCGGAGGACGCCGGCCGTGGTGCCGTCCAGCTCGTTGACCCGTTCGAGTAGCCGGCGTATTCGGCTCAGGTGGGAATACACCACATTGCGCGCTTCCTCGGGCGGGTCGTCACCCCAAACGCGGTCGATGAGTGTCTCGATCGGAACCGGGCGTCCGGCATCGACGGCCAATGCCGCGAGAATCATCTGCTGACGTGGAGTTCCGACGTCCAGCGGCCGCCCCGCGACGCGGAGCTGCACCTCCCCGGACAGCAGAAACTCCATGCGGCGGACTCCCCGTGCTCGACCTGTCCGAACCGGCTTCGTCGATGCTGCCCGCACCGCAAGGTCTCTGCAAGGTCGGCGTAGAGGGCGTGGCGGAATCGTGAACCCGGGAACACGCGAGTCCGGGGAGGGACCATGCAGGACGACTCGACGGCGCCATTGCTGGAAAATGCCGCGCGGGGTGCCGAATGGGCTTGGCGCGACCTGGTCGCGCGCTATTCTTCGCTGATCCACTCGGTGTGCCGGCAGTACCGGATCGGCGACGCGGACGCCCAGGACATCAGCGGCGCGGTGTGGCTGCGGCTCGTGACGAACCTGGCGCAGATCCGCGAACCGGAGGCGCTGCCCGGGTGGCTGCGCACCACCACCCGGCACGAGTGCCTGCGGCTGCTGCGGCACCGGAGCCGGCTGGTCGTGTCCGACGCCGAGATGTTCGCCGAATCGGCGGACCCCGCGCCCGACGCCACGGTGATCGGGGCCGAACGCCTGGTCGCCGCGCGCAAGGCGTGCGCCCAGCTGCCGCGGCGGGATCGGCAGCTGCTCGCGTTGCTGTTCTGCGACCCGCCGAAGTCCTACCGGGAAATCAGCGCGACGCTGGGCATCCCGGTCGGCTCGATCGGCCCGTCGAGGGCCCGGTGCCTGGCCAGGGTCCGCAGCACGCCGGCGATCGCGGCGCTGCTCGCCGTCGACCGGCAGGATTTCGGTGGGCACGTCCCCCAGAGCAGGCGGGCCACGGCTTGATACACCCGGCGCGGAGTCAGGGCTGCTGGTTCTGGAACTGGAACTGGACGCGCACCGAGTCGTCCAGGGGCACGATGATCGTCGAGTTGCTCGCCGACCACTTGTCGGCCACCAGGAACATCCGGTCCTTGCCGTGGATCAGCAGCCGCAGGTGCCGGTACCGGTAGTGGAACGTCTGCCCTTCGGAAGCCGGCAGTTTCGTTTCCTGGATGCCGGGGCTGCGCAGGAACAGGCTTTCCTTGGTGTCGAGGATGACGCTGGGGCGCTCGTCCAGGCGGCTCGCCTCGTACATCGCAAGTCCGCGGCCGGACCACTGGGCCACGGTGGCGGTCATCCAGAACGCGCTGACGGCGACGACGAGGTAGAGCAGCGCCGTCGCGGTCCGGCGGAGCGGCGTCGCGGGGCCGGGCGGGGGCCGCAGGAGCCTGCGCAGCGCCGCGCCGGAGCGGGCCAGTGTGGCGCCCGCTCCGATCAGCAGCGGGGTCACGAGTCCGTACAGCGGCCAGTCACGCAGGAACACGTAGCCGAGGAGCAGCAGGAGCCCGCCTGCCAGGCCGGCCAGGCCCGCCACCTGGCCGGCGCGGCCGAGCCGGCGCAGCCGGACGACCGTCCGCACGGAGGCCGGGGCGTGGATCCGCCGCCGGACGGCGGCGTGCGCCGCGACCGCGCCGGCACCGGCCGCGGCGAACACCAGCAACGGCGTCAGCAGGGGCTGCGGGCTGCGCATGACGTAGTCCTGCGTGCCCAGCCCGATCGTGTCGACGTCGACGCCGAAGTACTGGTACTGCGCACGCGCCGAAACGTAGCCGAAGTAGAACAGCAGCGCGCTGAGCAGGGTCAGCGGCGGGATGATGGCCTTGCCCGACTCGACGAGGCGCTCGAGCCTGCCGGGCGCGGCGTTCTCCGCGGGCATGTTCTCCTCGGCCATCGGAAGTCACCCGGTCGGGCTCGGCGAGGTTTCGGGCGAGCTCGGCGGGGTCTCGGTCACCGGCGATTCCGGCCTGGTGATCTCATCGGGCTGGGTCAGCGGGATCGGTTCCCGGTTCGATCCCGTCCGGAGCTCTCGGCAGAGCTCTTCCCGCCCGGACGGGCAGGTGGCCGTGCCCTCGACGACCAGCTTCGCACTACCAGTGGTTCCGAGAGCCTTCACCGCGACGGAACAGCTGTCGCCAT
This window of the Amycolatopsis balhimycina FH 1894 genome carries:
- a CDS encoding AfsR/SARP family transcriptional regulator; protein product: MEFLLSGEVQLRVAGRPLDVGTPRQQMILAALAVDAGRPVPIETLIDRVWGDDPPEEARNVVYSHLSRIRRLLERVNELDGTTAGVLRKSAGYVLEIDPAAVDLHRFAQLVEAGNDIRAADADRAAALAEALLAWRGAPLAGIHGDWADRVRTTWHRRRLDAAVRWGELELRLGRPGAVIAAMPELAAEYPLAEPLEALLMRALHAAGRDAEAVDRYAAVRRRLADALGTDPGPELRTLHAALLRGELPSAPSAAPAAAPAQLPPDTPGFAGRESALRRLDEVRGEPSPAARIVVLSGTAGVGKTALAVHWAHSVAVEFPGGQLYVNLRGFDPTGSPVPPAEAVRGFLEALEVPGDRIPRALEAQVGLYRTLLANRRVLVVLDNARDAGQVRPLLPGAPGSVVLVTSRDQLTGLVTDGAQPIPVDLLDTAEARAMLRRRIGADRMAAEPAAADEIIGLCAHLPLALAVVAARAAIHPGFGLAALAGQLRDARGLDEFAAADEATDPRAVFSWSYLRLDPAAARLFRLFGLHPGPDVGTRAAASTAGLPTGRTRALLTELAHAHLIAEHAPGRYTLHDLLRAYAAELAGEEESPAERAAAVHRMLGHYAHSAYHADGFIDPRLEVPPTLTPLPEGAEPERIVDARQALAWFEAEHRVLLQAVHADAEFDARVWELAWSMQRFLTRRGHWHDESDVLTAALAAAHRLGDQRKQAFAHLHRGVTHGRFGRHAEAEDDLRLALTLYSASDDAVGQAYAHRQFAWLLDRRGAVADALSHSERALELFRAAEHQAGQATALNAVGWFHTLLGEHTSAIEYCQRALDLQTLLGDQDGAAQSWHSIGYAHNQLGEHSRAIACYEKALALMHHNGNRVIEARVLIDLANIRRNLGDVESARTGWQQAHDILAHLAHPEADEVRARLASVHSG
- a CDS encoding RNA polymerase sigma factor translates to MQDDSTAPLLENAARGAEWAWRDLVARYSSLIHSVCRQYRIGDADAQDISGAVWLRLVTNLAQIREPEALPGWLRTTTRHECLRLLRHRSRLVVSDAEMFAESADPAPDATVIGAERLVAARKACAQLPRRDRQLLALLFCDPPKSYREISATLGIPVGSIGPSRARCLARVRSTPAIAALLAVDRQDFGGHVPQSRRATA